A genomic window from Haliaeetus albicilla chromosome 10, bHalAlb1.1, whole genome shotgun sequence includes:
- the LOC138687162 gene encoding scale keratin-like, which translates to MTPVLGSRVFQAQLSRTKMSCYDLCPPKTGVAVPQPIAESCNELCARQCPDSTAFIQPPPVVVTFPGPILSSFPQQAVVGSSGAPAFGGNLGLGGLYGAGATLGSGGLCTFGRPYASPACSPCALPRYSKKLWDTCGPC; encoded by the coding sequence ATGACACCTGTCCTTGGGTCCCGCGTGTTTCAGGCTCAGCTCTCTCGCACAAAGATGTCTTGCTACGACCTGTGCCCACCGAAAACCGGCGTCGCCGTCCCCCAGCCCATCGCCGAGAGCTGCAACGAGCTGTGCGCCCGGCAGTGCCCCGACTCGACGGCCTTCATCCAGCCGCCCCCCGTCgtcgtcaccttccccggccccatcctcagctccttcccccagcaagcCGTGGTGGGCTCCTCCGGAGCACCCGCCTTTGGGGGCaacctggggctgggaggcctCTACGGCGCCGGCGCCACCCTGGGCTCGGGGGGCCTCTGCACCTTTGGCAGACCCTACGCTTCTCCCGCCTGCAGCCCTTGTGCCTTGCCCCGCTACAGCAAGAAGCTGTGGGACACCTGTGGGCCCTGCTAG
- the LOC104312952 gene encoding scale keratin: MSCYDLCPPKTGVAVPQPIAESCNELCARQCPDSTAFIQPPPVVVTFPGPILSSFPQQAVVGSSGAPAFGGNLGLGGLYGAGATLGSGGLCTFGRPYASPACSPCALPRYSKKLWDTCGPC; encoded by the coding sequence ATGTCTTGCTACGACCTGTGCCCACCGAAAACCGGCGTCGCCGTCCCCCAGCCCATCGCCGAGAGCTGCAACGAGCTGTGCGCCCGGCAGTGCCCCGACTCGACGGCCTTCATCCAGCCGCCCCCCGTCgtcgtcaccttccccggccccatcctcagctccttcccccagcaagcCGTGGTGGGCTCCTCCGGAGCACCCGCCTTTGGGGGCaacctggggctgggaggcctCTACGGCGCCGGCGCCACCCTGGGCTCGGGGGGCCTCTGCACCTTTGGCAGACCCTACGCTTCTCCCGCCTGCAGCCCTTGTGCCTTGCCCCGCTACAGCAAGAAGCTGTGGGACACCTGTGGGCCCTGCTAg